In Triticum aestivum cultivar Chinese Spring chromosome 5B, IWGSC CS RefSeq v2.1, whole genome shotgun sequence, the following proteins share a genomic window:
- the LOC123112085 gene encoding uncharacterized protein produces MEFSRRGPATDDPPPHGEAMLVMRDALLWQLQKDRLRQEIIVAELAKIECATALRAVSGHHGTPMPRDSMPQHRGPVFGWEHYADVGEENDVKLPSNYGRQSAESRFWNPAVEDRAEKCCSPCKCRVNSGEHNSAFDEQKPRDSSENVPPDKASPAEKWELTGITIPVKKPKPPMSPRKRKKPPTRWICPVCQVQVNSAQKHCAGKKHQSNIATLESNIKAIGYQKIQKPPLAGCSICQVMCGSESNLEIHLTGKRHLKKIQALFEESNNKAINSESLKANLNPDSGPLHVEKMNCDLDSENHLRDERHKLNVPEISKEQTPSSEWDCTMCQAKCVSKAHFENHCISRKHQQRTQVILSEGDITKTGRTHVILSEGDVTKMGNLHMEASCKEGSNNDMTKNIASQEAKSDESNVPEHAEKPPSAQSCNICQGICNCAPDFDMPQHVEDISCKLNWESYPRLRDQSLQLMDDCALREKFNQEKSNPPEVSKDQISSSEWDCATCQAKCNSAPQTEHHCKSGKHQQKIDVTLHEGDIAEVSSLSAAPCKEDNNSHMDVTPWEAKSDECIVSQHVEKPPSVWSCSDCQVICARESDFEVHLKRERHLMKIGALLEVSKNMAISESQKANLYPDSVPQHAEKMNCELDLENNLRDERHQLNVRSPCKENNQMKNNPPQIVKDQEPPSEWDCAMCKDKCNSEPQIEHHCESRRHQQKTDVTLRECDIAIVNSLHITALCKEGDNNSTGITPQEAKSDENNVQQHAEKPPPAWDCSDCLVTFNRESDLMFHLNGKRHLKKFWALLEESKNKAMNSESQTANMNQDSVPQHAEKTNCELNWESYLRLRDEKHQLNVQACEAINKDKNSPAKKDQIPSSEWDCAMCQAKCNSKAQLEHHCTSRKHWQKTQVVLGEGDIANVSSLCLEAPCKEVSNNDMAKNIVSQEAKLHEKNVLKHAEKPPLVGCSICQVICGRESDLEIHLKGKRHLKIRTLFEESNKAINSESLKANLNSDSGPLHVEKMNCDLDSEPPQR; encoded by the exons ATGGAGTTCTCCCGCCGCGGCCCAGCCACCGACGACCCTCCGCCGCACG GGGAGGCAATGCTGGTGATGAGGGACGCCCTGCTGTGGCAGCTCCAGAAGGACCGCCTTCGCCAGGAGATCATCGTGGCCGAGCTGGCCAAGATAGAGTGCGCCACGGCCCTGCGCGCTGTGTCCGGTCACCACGGCACGCCAATGCCCCGGGACAGCATGCCGCAGCACAGAGGGCCCGTCTTCGGCTGGGAACACTACGCCGACGTGGGTGAGGAAAATGATGTGAAGCTACCAAGCAACTATGGAAGGCAGAGTGCAGAGTCCAGATTTTGGAACCCCGCCGTGGAAGATCGCGCAGAAAAATGCTGCAGCCCGTGCAAATGCAGGGTTAATTCGGGTGAACATAACTCGGCATTTGATGAACAGAAACCGCGAGATTCCAGTGAG AATGTTCCTCCAGATAAAGCGTCGCCTGCGGAGAAGTGGGAACTGACAGGAATAACCATACCAGTTAAGAAGCCGAAGCCACCCATGAGCCCCAGAAAAAGAAAGAAGCCACCCACAAGATGGATTTGCCCGGTGTGCCAGGTACAAGTAAACTCTGCGCAGAAGCATTGTGCTGGGAAGAAGCACCAGTCAAATATAGCAACATTGGAATCAAACATTAAGGCCATCGGTTATCAGAAGATTCAGAAGCCACCTTTAGCAGGTTGCAGCATTTGTCAAGTTATGTGTGGCAGCGAATCAAATCTTGAGATCCACCTGACGGGTAAAAGGCACTTAAAGAAGATTCAAGCTCTATTCGAAGAAAGCAATAACAAGGCAATCAATTCTGAGTCTCTAAAAGCAAACTTGAACCCAGACAGCGGGCCGCTACATGTGGAGAAAATGAACTGTGACTTAGACTCAGAGAACCACCTCAGAGATGAAAGACACAAACTGAATGTTCCAGAAATTTCCAAAGAACAAACACCATCCTCGGAATGGGATTGCACTATGTGCCAGGCCAAATGTGTCTCTAAAGCCCATTTCGAGAATCACTGCATAAGCAGAAAGCATCAACAGAGGACCCAGGTGATACTCAGCGAAGGCGATATCACGAAAACGGGCAGGACCCATGTGATACTTAGCGAAGGCGATGTCACGAAAATGGGCAATCTCCACATGGAAGCATCATGCAAAGAAGGCAGTAACAACGATATGACAAAGAACATTGCGTCACAGGAAGCAAAATCGGATGAGAGCAATGTGCCAGAGCATGCAGAGAAACCACCTTCAGCACAGAGTTGCAACATTTGCCAAGGTATCTGTAACTGTGCACCAGATTTTGATATGCCACAACATGTAGAGGATATTAGTTGCAAATTAAACTGGGAGAGCTACCCCAGGCTCAGAGACCAGAGTCTCCAACTGATGGATGATTGTGCCCTTCGTGAAAAATTTAACCAAGAAAAAAGCAATCCACCAGAAGTTTCCAAGGACCAAATATCATCCTCAGAATGGGACTGCGCTACATGCCAGGCCAAATGTAACTCTGCACCTCAAACCGAGCATCACTGTAAAAGCGGAAAGCATCAACAGAAGATCGATGTGACACTCCATGAAGGCGATATTGCCGAGGTTAGCAGTCTCAGTGCAGCCCCATGCAAAGAAGACAATAACAGTCATATGGACGTTACGCCATGGGAAGCAAAATCGGATGAGTGCATTGTGTCGCAGCATGTAGAGAAGCCACCTTCAGTATGGAGTTGCAGCGATTGCCAAGTTATCTGTGCCCGCGAATCAGATTTTGAGGTCCACCTGAAGCGTGAAAGGCACTTGATGAAGATTGGAGCCCTGCTCGAAGTAAGTAAGAACATGGCAATTTCCGAGTCACAGAAAGCAAACCTGTACCCGGACAGTGTGCCGCAGCATGCGGAGAAAATGAATTGTGAATTAGACTTGGAGAACAACCTCAGAGATGAGAGACACCAACTGAATGTTCGCTCCCCTTGCAAAGAAAACAACCAAATGAAAAACAATCCTCCACAAATTGTCAAGGACCAAGAACCACCCTCAGAATGGGATTGCGCTATGTGTAAGGACAAATGTAACTCTGAACCTCAGATTGAGCATCATTGTGAAAGCAGAAGGCATCAACAGAAGACCGATGTGACGCTCCGTGAATGCGATATTGCGATAGTGAACAGTCTCCACATCACAGCCTTATGCAAGGAAGGCGATAACAACAGCACGGGCATTACACCACAGGAAGCAAAATCAGACGAGAACAATGTGCAGCAGCATGCAGAGAAGCCACCTCCGGCATGGGATTGCAGCGATTGTCTAGTTACGTTTAATCGCGAATCAGATTTGATGTTCCACCTGAACGGTAAAAGACACTTAAAGAAGTTTTGGGCCCTACTCGAAGAAAGCAAGAATAAGGCAATGAATTCTGAGTCACAGACAGCAAACATGAACCAGGACAGTGTGCCACAGCATGCGGAGAAAACAAATTGCGAACTGAACTGGGAGAGCTACCTCAGACTCAGAGACGAGAAACACCAACTCAATGTTCAGGCCTGTGAAGCAATCAACAAAGATAAAAACAGTCCAGCAAAAAAGGACCAAATACCGTCCTCGGAATGGGACTGCGCTATGTGCCAGGCCAAATGTAACTCTAAAGCTCAACTTGAGCATCACTGCACAAGCAGAAAGCATTGGCAGAAGACCCAGGTTGTACTTGGCGAAGGTGATATTGCAAATGTAAGCAGTCTTTGCCTCGAAGCCCCATGCAAAGAAGTCAGTAACAACGATATGGCGAAGAACATTGTGTCACAGGAAGCAAAGTTGCATGAGAAAAATGTGCTAAAGCATGCAGAGAAGCCACCTTTAGTAGGTTGCAGCATTTGCCAAGTTATCTGTGGCCGCGAATCAGATCTAGAGATCCACCTGAAGGGTAAAAGGCACTTGAAGATTCGAACTCTTTTCGAAGAAAGCAATAAGGCTATCAATTCTGAGTCTCTGAAAGCAAACTTGAACTCGGACAGCGGGCCGCTACATGTGGAGAAAATGAACTGTGACTTAGACTCAGAACCACCTCAGAGATGA
- the LOC123112086 gene encoding uncharacterized protein produces MDDAGEPRLPRKRGTKRPPPSAAPPPPAQGGGRGRDRFESLWRDYHDLLKETEAKKRRLERINQRKLGLLAEVKFLRKKYSSFAKDDPEQTHHRLKKKKAKQIPSILGINEGPSTSKNTNVDLNHDSAMNAEGAGFQDHPEPGKHDQAGVDEDIMASNINLSVYRDTENSPASDDKRAAAWQDRVALQV; encoded by the exons ATGGACGACGCCGGGGAGCCGCGCCTGCCCAGGAAGAGGGGCACCAAGAGGCCCCCTCcctcggcggcgccgccgccgcccgcccaggGCGGCGGCAGGGGGAGGGACAGGTTCGAGTCGCTCTGGCGGGACTACCACGATTTGCTCAAG GAAACTGAGGCAAAGAAGAGGAGGCTAGAGCGCATAAACCAGCGAAAGCTTGGACTGCTCGCCGAAGTCAA ATTCTTGCGGAAGAAGTACAGTTCGTTTGCGAAGGATGATCCAGAGCAAACACATCACAGGCTAAAGAAGAAGAAGGCTAAGCAAATCCCATCCATTCTGGGAATCAATGAAGGGCCATCCACCagcaagaacacaaatgtggacttGAATCATGATTCTGCAATG AATGCTGAGGGAGCCGGTTTCCAGGACCATCCAGAACCTGGGAAGCATGATCAGGCTGGTGTAGATGAAGATATAATGGCCTCCAATATCAACTTATCAGTTTATAGGGATACAGAAAATTCCCCAGCCAGTGATGATAAGAGGGCAGCCGCATGGCAAGACCGGGTAGCCTTGCAGGTCTAG